The Candidatus Methylomirabilota bacterium genome contains the following window.
GCAGGTTGAAGCCCATGACGGTGAGGAAGATGGCGACGCCCGGCGCCGCCGCGTACCACCAGGCATCGGGCAGGAACTCGCGCGACTCCGCAATGGTCCGCCCCCACTCCGGCGTGGGCGGCGGGGGCCCGAGGCCGAGGAAGCCGAGCGCGGCCGCGGTCAGGATGGTGAAGCCCATGCCGATCGACGAGCGCACGATGATCGGCGAGGCGATGTTCGGCAGCACGTGCAGCACGGTGAGCCGCCAGGGCGAGGCCCCGAGCGCGGCGGTGGACTCGACGAAGGCCTCCTTCTGGAGCGCGCGCGTCTCGGCGTAGACCACGCGGGCGAACCACGGCCAGTAGGTGACCGAGAGCGCGAGGATCACGTTGGGCAGCGACGGGCCGAGGGTCTGGGCGATGGCGATGGCCAGCACCACCTGCGGCACGGCGAGGAAGATGTCGGACACGCGCATGAGCGCGTCGCTCGCCCAGCCGTGGTGGTAGCCGGCCACCAGGCCGATCGGCACGCCGATCAGCAGCGAGGCGCCGACCGCGATCAGCCCGATGAGGATCGTGATGCGCGCCCCGAAGAGCAGGCGGCTGTAGACGTCCGCGCCCATGCGGTCGGTGCCGAGCCAGTGCGTGCCGCTCGGCGCCTGGAGCCGCTGGGACGGGTGCAGCTCGAAGACGTCGTCCGGGTGCGTGGACAGCACCGGCGCCAGCAGCGCCGCGGCCACCAGCAGCGCGATGAGCAGCAG
Protein-coding sequences here:
- a CDS encoding ABC transporter permease; this encodes LLLIALLVAAALLAPVLSTHPDDVFELHPSQRLQAPSGTHWLGTDRMGADVYSRLLFGARITILIGLIAVGASLLIGVPIGLVAGYHHGWASDALMRVSDIFLAVPQVVLAIAIAQTLGPSLPNVILALSVTYWPWFARVVYAETRALQKEAFVESTAALGASPWRLTVLHVLPNIASPIIVRSSIGMGFTILTAAALGFLGLGPPPPTPEWGRTIAESREFLPDAWWYAAAPGVAIFLTVMGFNLLGDGLRDVLDPRLRRSPARDG